One window from the genome of Treponema sp. OMZ 838 encodes:
- a CDS encoding BrnA antitoxin family protein: MAIKTMTLDEINKSPKLSKERIEEIMAFDEKFDDPDCPPLTSEQLAQMKPAHVIHPEWYKVKKADVHIKIDIDILEALKAGGKGYQTRINEILRRAVMPQ, translated from the coding sequence ATGGCTATAAAAACAATGACTTTAGACGAAATTAATAAATCACCTAAACTATCAAAAGAGCGTATAGAAGAAATAATGGCTTTCGATGAAAAATTTGATGATCCTGACTGCCCTCCGCTCACGTCGGAGCAGCTGGCACAAATGAAACCAGCCCATGTGATACATCCAGAATGGTACAAAGTTAAAAAAGCTGATGTTCATATCAAGATTGATATTGATATTCTGGAAGCGTTAAAAGCAGGCGGTAAAGGGTATCAGACAAGAATCAACGAAATTTTGCGTCGTGCTGTTATGCCTCAGTAA
- a CDS encoding BrnT family toxin — protein MPDPCDSEERWNAIGFVETILFVVYTERNDGTLRIISARKANKEEINGYKNNDFRRN, from the coding sequence ATTCCAGATCCATGTGATTCTGAAGAACGGTGGAATGCCATTGGTTTTGTCGAGACTATCCTGTTTGTTGTCTATACAGAGAGGAATGACGGTACACTGAGGATTATATCAGCTCGCAAGGCGAACAAGGAGGAAATAAATGGCTATAAAAACAATGACTTTAGACGAAATTAA
- a CDS encoding glucose-1-phosphate adenylyltransferase: MPKVLSIILGGGKGTRLYPLTQSRSKPAVPFGGKHRIVDIPISNCINSGLRQIYVLTQFNSASLHLHIARAYRFDSFSNGFVEILAAEQTFEHSGWYEGTADAVRKNFTHFKTQDPKYYIILSGDQLYRMNLKEFLAQHEASGADITIACTAVNRRDASGFGIMQIDKQSNITAFMEKPGPDRNIDEWKIPAQSGISVASPDKEYLASMGIYIFNAKAMEECLNNNMTDFGKEIIPASIKDHKVSAFVHNGYWEDIGTIRSFYEANLDLTEITPQFNFYDAEAPIYTHYRNLPASKINGAQLDRVTCSEGCVITYATITRSVIGIRTIIESGSILEGVVCMGADYYESDSSKAVDEKADIPRVGIGKNCHIKKAIIDKNARIGHNVSIGMGEIPPDGDYGYYHVVDRIYVITKNAIIPDNTVI; encoded by the coding sequence ATGCCGAAAGTATTATCGATTATCTTGGGAGGCGGAAAAGGAACTCGTTTATACCCGCTTACTCAATCCCGTTCAAAACCGGCCGTACCGTTCGGAGGGAAACACCGTATCGTCGATATACCTATCTCCAACTGTATTAATTCCGGTCTTAGGCAAATTTACGTATTGACTCAATTTAACTCCGCATCGCTGCATCTGCACATTGCACGGGCATACCGTTTTGACAGTTTTTCAAACGGCTTTGTAGAAATCCTTGCTGCAGAGCAAACGTTTGAACATTCAGGCTGGTACGAAGGCACCGCGGACGCAGTAAGAAAAAACTTTACTCACTTTAAAACGCAAGATCCGAAATACTATATCATCCTTTCAGGCGATCAATTATACCGTATGAACTTAAAAGAGTTTTTAGCGCAGCACGAAGCTTCCGGAGCAGACATTACTATCGCCTGTACGGCAGTAAACCGCCGCGACGCTTCCGGATTCGGTATTATGCAGATTGATAAACAATCAAACATCACCGCTTTTATGGAAAAGCCCGGCCCCGATAGAAATATCGATGAATGGAAGATCCCTGCACAGTCGGGTATTTCAGTCGCAAGTCCCGATAAAGAATATCTCGCTTCGATGGGTATTTATATCTTTAATGCAAAGGCGATGGAAGAATGCTTAAACAACAATATGACCGACTTCGGAAAAGAAATTATCCCCGCTTCGATTAAAGATCATAAGGTTTCGGCGTTTGTGCATAACGGTTATTGGGAAGACATCGGTACCATCCGTAGTTTTTACGAAGCAAACCTTGATTTAACGGAAATTACGCCGCAATTTAACTTTTATGATGCGGAAGCGCCGATTTATACCCACTACCGAAATCTGCCGGCTTCAAAAATCAACGGAGCGCAGTTGGATCGTGTTACCTGCAGCGAAGGTTGTGTTATTACCTATGCAACAATTACCCGCTCCGTAATCGGTATCAGAACTATTATCGAATCCGGCAGTATATTGGAAGGTGTTGTCTGTATGGGGGCGGACTACTACGAATCCGACAGCAGCAAGGCGGTAGACGAAAAAGCCGACATTCCTCGTGTCGGTATCGGAAAAAATTGTCATATTAAAAAAGCGATTATCGACAAGAATGCACGTATCGGGCATAACGTATCCATCGGTATGGGGGAAATTCCGCCCGACGGCGACTACGGCTATTATCACGTTGTTGACCGCATTTACGTTATCACCAAGAACGCAATTATCCCCGACAACACCGTCATTTAA
- a CDS encoding Ig-like domain repeat protein, with product MKKMNRAVFLVLIILTALAGITCKPYVGLGGQIDILPPSGEITYPDAGETPIRGSFVLKGTAKDDDGIQSISVVFENIETKERSRAYEAEGFSKGNVSASWTISVNNESTGTEPGHDLVKVYPIPDGEYTAIVSVTDKGGKTSTFTKNYKIDNTPPVFIVSRPSTIVGKDETTTPQADGYGATFSVVGQAGEQNTVEELEVLVNGTAPIKNMYVGKNINAKIAVYSTSPTNPLYDLQAQDRTKPIRGRLYLYDNAREYKGGSASGEGNKADWYYVWDSIYIDVIAKGYTPEVISDYFAGKKGSDKNEHDQKILALRGDTNALNTLKSAMTKMEEKRSTFKLDPSISPGFKVIGVKNLPKNTLNLGHTSSMLFKTGNETSFSVELIRNKDNTPLVKGAALAQYKESNIEIVLAKWNGTGTAEDSFKTGTNLEEKTLVKFSDLANTNNITVEGGSLRITCVFNPDWGEGYYALKVKGTDTHPSGTHTFEAYDDSNSVNDGIYIINFLAVGNGPRIRAIRPQGFQKGNFEIFAAVTGIDSTGVVYYNIGGSVPTSPYPATVLTKADPADQSDHKYKATIDVSSLSDGDHEIHFLVKAGSGSTDADKTDFAIDKTPPTADISYPLPADPQAGKITISGTITDGTGSSVKEAGTKYILGKKSSTPALTDSGWQNMTTSTKGSWNVDVDLDTMSAHPENYGTQVGTSSYYKVPLYIRSEDMLGNAKVHVKEILFNSDGTKPVVRVLSPQADAVVGGTIQIFGTASAVTGGPSAVGEVYVQFSKTTDFTNQANMTFGTSGGGYDANWYQGGNGQRVPGTGSGPGEKGSEWRLEINGNGAFNGTSQRQDLYFRFRAKNKNYSDRWGEWTTPVKIIVDKDAPLITDVKIENISMPPSPQNYETNMWIGSGKKLTAKLTDPSGIKEVKITSSKMSGGISYTKATAPTGWLTPYSAGGVSGYTLSIPLNISGMSGNDFSIKVEITEDTTTGLKSDSTFTFRFDTTAPTGFFGSGLYINSGYFGDSSVTNAALADKLRDLGANTSSGAGCKILANNTELTVTSVLGSTVSFTPSTTTKEYNYILYKPETLIYNESSSSPWIVKGVANDDGSGVAKVEAWVTVDNGSTAHTIITETDNTNKITRQLGGQVTWKGQINLDSLKDGKGTLHYKITDKSGNEYNAPPVDVRVKNKPIKVKTITLVTDIGGSAVEFANNNVNKALKNIDVDSNLDFTANYTSSAFAFKNETNSKIKVNFDGGQGQVKYSLKYNNAVLAGHDMQNIGNGGIITLTPANLNTIGNTTGETTKELTLELWDSAHDCSPTGTAPFGKSSFAEVKINTLFEAIDTKPPTVVILPFHWNKEDDNSLYQNSRANGHVEIAKINSLGNDHPSVSGKVTIRGFAYDNIKIDSITAEVSGKTLTAALSGNGPWTAGTITSADGIVLKVKKLGADYLGYYVTWQIDWDTEKAGVGLAKDIKVTANDGTTTFSDTGVTTAKTTGVTRTEKRSAENAVFANKKPGQFVVFTKGETQYLTRIRSVTGNTATLEDDVPIEADEVYMYAYTANKPKTKVNVVPYITEVVTGLTSADGGFKGAFSRASTGEYPVRAGETTESSAEKEKRKIHIKGFNLKHNSTYGNAFLGTRDLGNALESIYLDSSTSTSDELKVSVNSIDSINNKVDITKPYNLEDNGINNDILNANRKLFVWKMEPIINNNAMESPQFVMDKESNYYLAFGNLRTIGSGGWDAMRLSTKISKNGTVTASDDWEFCYSKFQNTMIGYDGNGNPYLGATDTDRATGQSTGFSFCFQQPSNSSNYSLGMNKTRLENCDNELTNVYDVNRVRIPKIAVRGGGTTADPAKIAMVYFDGNMKDDSAVKFRFGTVINVETSVPTVSGTRTAITGGIAYNVGNNGVGSDPDSPKKSGSAKGYEIIADTADSTTYKSGLYAAVGLTSTNRAVAVWYDATGSRLVYSYRDMGASYTAPGVGGDRKTNEWQAHAVEIDGGAPLYVDVVIDDEDGLHIGYYSSSKGGVKYAYLPPDKVKGTTKPVSTDFKVATVDTHMNPGTFLKIGVRKEGTKQVPYISYYHNGFYGSKNAARIAWLKDGIGSDGTVKTGVVNNKFTGDWVVMTVPASNGIQQYTICQGVPSSGDYANKVVAAYFTTKNYEMAVLSKN from the coding sequence ATGAAAAAGATGAATCGCGCAGTATTTCTTGTACTGATTATATTAACTGCCCTTGCAGGTATTACCTGTAAACCGTATGTAGGTTTGGGCGGTCAGATCGATATTCTTCCGCCGAGCGGTGAGATTACCTATCCTGATGCGGGTGAGACGCCGATACGGGGTTCGTTTGTTTTAAAGGGTACGGCAAAGGATGACGACGGTATCCAATCGATTTCGGTTGTTTTTGAAAATATCGAAACCAAAGAAAGAAGCCGCGCGTATGAAGCCGAAGGATTTTCCAAAGGGAATGTTTCGGCCTCGTGGACAATAAGCGTAAACAACGAATCGACGGGAACCGAACCGGGGCACGATCTGGTAAAAGTGTATCCCATTCCCGACGGCGAATATACGGCAATTGTCAGCGTTACCGACAAGGGTGGAAAGACGTCCACATTTACCAAGAACTATAAAATAGACAACACGCCGCCGGTATTTATTGTGTCGCGGCCGTCGACGATTGTGGGTAAAGATGAAACGACAACGCCCCAGGCAGACGGATACGGAGCAACTTTTTCTGTTGTCGGGCAGGCAGGTGAACAAAATACGGTAGAAGAACTTGAAGTACTTGTCAACGGAACGGCGCCTATAAAAAACATGTATGTCGGCAAGAATATAAATGCTAAAATTGCCGTTTACAGCACATCTCCTACAAACCCTTTATATGATTTACAAGCGCAAGATAGAACAAAGCCTATTAGAGGCCGACTATATTTGTATGATAACGCCCGCGAATATAAGGGCGGTAGTGCGTCCGGAGAAGGAAATAAGGCCGACTGGTATTATGTGTGGGATTCTATTTATATCGATGTCATAGCAAAAGGATATACCCCCGAAGTAATCAGCGACTATTTTGCCGGTAAAAAAGGTTCGGATAAAAACGAACACGACCAAAAGATACTGGCCTTGCGCGGCGATACGAACGCCTTAAACACGCTTAAATCGGCAATGACAAAAATGGAAGAAAAGCGGAGTACTTTTAAACTGGATCCCAGCATATCGCCGGGATTTAAGGTTATCGGCGTAAAAAACCTGCCTAAAAACACTTTAAATTTGGGGCATACTTCTTCCATGCTGTTTAAAACCGGAAATGAGACCTCCTTTTCGGTAGAGCTTATCCGTAATAAGGATAACACTCCATTAGTAAAAGGAGCCGCTCTTGCACAGTATAAAGAAAGCAATATTGAAATTGTATTGGCAAAGTGGAACGGAACCGGCACTGCAGAAGACAGCTTTAAAACCGGCACAAACCTTGAAGAAAAAACACTTGTAAAGTTTTCCGATTTGGCAAATACAAACAATATCACCGTAGAAGGCGGGTCTTTACGCATAACCTGTGTCTTCAATCCCGATTGGGGCGAAGGTTACTATGCCTTAAAAGTTAAAGGCACAGATACGCATCCTTCAGGCACACATACCTTTGAAGCGTACGACGATTCCAACTCCGTGAACGACGGTATATACATCATAAATTTTCTTGCCGTCGGAAACGGGCCGCGTATACGGGCGATTCGCCCGCAAGGTTTCCAAAAAGGGAATTTTGAAATCTTTGCCGCTGTTACCGGCATCGATTCAACGGGTGTTGTTTATTATAATATAGGTGGATCTGTACCCACCAGTCCGTACCCAGCGACAGTGCTTACAAAAGCTGATCCCGCAGATCAGAGCGATCATAAATATAAGGCTACAATTGATGTAAGCAGCCTGTCCGACGGCGACCATGAAATTCACTTTTTGGTTAAGGCGGGTTCAGGTTCAACCGATGCGGATAAAACCGATTTTGCGATTGATAAAACACCGCCCACTGCTGATATAAGCTACCCTCTTCCTGCCGACCCGCAAGCGGGGAAAATCACTATTTCGGGCACTATTACCGACGGAACAGGATCGAGCGTTAAAGAGGCCGGTACAAAATATATACTGGGTAAAAAGTCTTCTACACCTGCGCTCACCGATTCAGGTTGGCAGAATATGACCACTTCTACAAAGGGGTCATGGAACGTGGATGTTGATTTGGATACGATGAGTGCTCATCCGGAAAATTACGGAACCCAAGTCGGCACGAGTTCTTACTATAAAGTACCGCTTTATATCCGTAGTGAAGATATGCTCGGTAATGCAAAGGTTCATGTAAAAGAAATTCTTTTTAATTCTGACGGAACGAAGCCTGTAGTAAGAGTACTTTCTCCGCAAGCAGATGCTGTTGTCGGCGGTACTATACAAATTTTCGGTACGGCAAGCGCTGTTACCGGCGGACCAAGCGCTGTCGGTGAGGTATATGTACAGTTTTCAAAGACCACTGATTTTACCAATCAGGCGAACATGACCTTCGGAACAAGCGGAGGTGGGTATGATGCCAATTGGTATCAAGGCGGAAACGGACAGCGTGTCCCGGGAACAGGTTCCGGGCCTGGCGAAAAAGGATCTGAGTGGCGGCTTGAAATAAATGGAAACGGCGCGTTTAACGGTACATCTCAGCGGCAAGATTTGTATTTCAGATTCCGTGCAAAAAATAAGAACTACAGCGATCGGTGGGGCGAGTGGACGACACCGGTAAAAATAATCGTTGATAAAGATGCTCCGTTAATTACCGACGTAAAAATCGAAAATATTTCGATGCCGCCGTCACCACAAAATTACGAAACGAATATGTGGATTGGAAGTGGCAAAAAGCTTACGGCAAAATTGACCGATCCGTCTGGAATAAAAGAGGTTAAAATTACCTCAAGCAAAATGAGCGGCGGTATATCGTATACGAAAGCTACGGCGCCCACAGGGTGGCTTACACCTTATAGTGCAGGTGGTGTTTCGGGCTATACGTTAAGCATACCGCTTAATATAAGCGGTATGTCGGGTAATGATTTTTCGATCAAGGTTGAAATTACAGAAGATACAACTACAGGTCTAAAGTCTGATAGTACGTTTACATTCCGATTTGATACGACTGCCCCGACAGGTTTCTTCGGCTCGGGCTTATATATCAACAGCGGGTACTTCGGCGATTCTTCGGTTACAAATGCTGCTCTTGCCGATAAATTACGGGACTTGGGAGCAAACACATCTTCGGGTGCGGGGTGCAAAATATTAGCCAACAATACTGAATTGACAGTAACAAGCGTATTGGGAAGTACGGTGAGTTTTACTCCTTCGACAACAACTAAAGAATACAACTATATCCTCTATAAACCGGAAACCTTGATATATAATGAAAGCTCCTCCAGTCCGTGGATCGTAAAAGGCGTTGCGAATGACGACGGTTCCGGTGTTGCAAAAGTTGAGGCATGGGTTACGGTAGATAATGGGTCAACAGCCCACACGATTATAACCGAAACCGATAATACAAATAAAATAACGCGGCAGCTTGGCGGGCAGGTTACTTGGAAAGGACAGATAAATCTCGATTCGCTTAAAGACGGGAAGGGAACGTTGCATTACAAGATAACCGACAAGAGCGGTAATGAATATAATGCTCCTCCTGTCGATGTGCGGGTAAAAAATAAGCCGATAAAGGTAAAGACAATAACGCTCGTTACTGACATAGGAGGAAGTGCTGTCGAGTTCGCAAATAATAATGTGAACAAAGCCCTCAAGAATATAGACGTAGATTCTAATCTCGACTTTACCGCGAATTATACCAGCAGTGCATTTGCTTTTAAAAATGAAACCAATTCGAAAATAAAGGTGAATTTTGACGGCGGACAGGGACAGGTTAAATACAGTCTGAAATACAACAATGCTGTTTTAGCCGGGCATGATATGCAAAATATCGGCAACGGCGGCATCATAACATTGACCCCAGCCAATTTGAATACGATCGGTAATACTACAGGCGAAACAACCAAAGAATTGACGCTGGAATTGTGGGATAGTGCACACGACTGTTCACCGACCGGCACAGCTCCGTTTGGAAAGAGTTCTTTTGCTGAAGTTAAAATCAATACGCTCTTTGAAGCTATCGATACTAAACCGCCGACGGTGGTCATTCTTCCGTTCCACTGGAATAAGGAGGACGACAACTCATTGTATCAAAACAGCCGTGCTAACGGACATGTGGAAATTGCAAAGATTAACAGTTTAGGCAACGATCACCCTTCCGTTTCGGGCAAGGTTACAATCCGCGGGTTTGCGTATGACAATATTAAAATTGATTCAATTACAGCTGAGGTATCCGGTAAAACGTTAACAGCTGCGCTTTCCGGCAATGGGCCGTGGACGGCTGGAACAATAACTTCGGCAGATGGTATTGTATTAAAGGTAAAAAAACTCGGTGCCGACTATCTTGGCTATTACGTTACATGGCAGATTGATTGGGACACTGAAAAAGCGGGCGTAGGGCTTGCGAAAGACATTAAAGTAACGGCTAACGATGGAACAACGACATTTTCCGACACCGGAGTGACTACAGCCAAAACAACAGGCGTTACCCGGACTGAAAAAAGATCTGCAGAAAACGCTGTTTTCGCAAATAAAAAGCCCGGACAGTTTGTTGTGTTTACAAAAGGAGAAACGCAATACCTCACACGTATAAGAAGCGTAACAGGTAATACGGCAACCCTTGAAGATGATGTTCCGATTGAGGCAGATGAAGTTTATATGTACGCTTATACTGCAAACAAGCCTAAAACAAAGGTCAACGTTGTTCCATATATAACGGAGGTAGTAACGGGATTAACAAGTGCAGACGGCGGATTTAAAGGGGCTTTCTCACGTGCATCGACCGGCGAATATCCGGTACGGGCTGGGGAAACAACCGAATCTTCTGCAGAAAAAGAAAAAAGAAAAATACATATAAAGGGTTTTAACCTTAAGCATAATAGCACTTATGGAAATGCTTTTTTGGGAACTCGAGATTTAGGCAATGCACTCGAAAGTATTTATCTTGATTCTTCTACCAGTACAAGCGACGAACTGAAGGTTAGCGTAAACAGTATCGATTCGATAAACAACAAGGTGGATATTACCAAGCCGTACAATCTTGAGGATAACGGAATTAATAACGATATCCTCAATGCAAACCGCAAGCTTTTTGTATGGAAGATGGAACCCATTATCAATAACAATGCGATGGAAAGCCCGCAGTTCGTGATGGATAAGGAAAGTAACTATTATCTGGCGTTCGGAAACTTACGCACGATCGGTAGCGGTGGTTGGGATGCTATGCGGCTTTCAACTAAAATTAGCAAGAACGGTACAGTAACGGCATCAGATGACTGGGAGTTTTGTTATAGTAAATTCCAGAATACAATGATAGGATATGATGGCAATGGTAATCCCTACTTGGGTGCTACAGATACAGATCGCGCTACCGGTCAGAGTACAGGTTTTTCGTTCTGTTTCCAACAACCTTCTAATAGTTCTAACTACAGCTTAGGTATGAATAAAACACGATTGGAAAACTGCGACAATGAGTTGACAAATGTATATGATGTAAACCGTGTACGTATTCCGAAGATAGCCGTACGCGGTGGAGGTACAACAGCTGATCCTGCTAAAATTGCCATGGTTTATTTTGACGGAAATATGAAAGATGATTCGGCTGTTAAATTTAGGTTTGGAACGGTTATCAATGTAGAAACAAGTGTACCGACAGTAAGCGGCACACGAACTGCCATAACTGGTGGAATTGCCTACAATGTCGGCAACAATGGTGTCGGTAGCGATCCCGATTCACCCAAAAAATCCGGTTCCGCCAAGGGGTATGAAATCATTGCAGATACGGCCGATTCCACAACTTATAAAAGCGGCTTGTATGCTGCGGTGGGACTGACTTCTACAAATCGTGCTGTTGCCGTATGGTATGATGCAACGGGTTCCCGATTGGTATACAGCTATCGCGATATGGGTGCAAGCTACACGGCTCCGGGTGTCGGAGGAGACCGTAAAACAAACGAATGGCAGGCTCATGCGGTTGAGATTGACGGCGGTGCACCTCTCTATGTTGATGTGGTAATTGATGATGAGGACGGTTTGCATATCGGTTACTATTCAAGCAGTAAAGGCGGGGTAAAATACGCCTACCTGCCGCCGGATAAAGTAAAAGGGACAACAAAGCCTGTTTCTACAGACTTTAAAGTTGCTACAGTCGATACCCATATGAATCCGGGGACATTCCTTAAAATAGGTGTACGTAAAGAAGGCACCAAGCAGGTTCCGTACATCAGCTACTATCATAACGGTTTTTACGGTTCCAAAAATGCAGCACGTATTGCATGGCTGAAAGACGGCATCGGTTCCGATGGTACGGTAAAAACCGGTGTGGTAAACAATAAGTTTACCGGTGACTGGGTTGTAATGACTGTTCCCGCAAGCAACGGTATTCAGCAGTACACGATTTGTCAGGGTGTACCTTCGAGCGGTGATTATGCAAATAAGGTTGTTGCCGCGTACTTTACAACAAAGAATTACGAAATGGCGGTGCTGTCTAAGAATTGA
- a CDS encoding S9 family peptidase: MKKLLCVVCVSAAMLIPVFASAGAKEYEYTEQDIFITAGDHEIPATLTLPKGKVDEKFPAVVMLHGNGSNRHEAGMAYDYTAPEMARAGIATIRFDYIGNGDSKGDYIDFTYDKGIEDALSCYRYLCALKNIDAKRIGIMGWSQGGRLALLAAARNDVFKSVLTWAGAYDQKSGEQEQYEIAKKNGYYEVTYSWRTPLKQSPAYYENAMAINYPAELAAIKAPILAIAGSKDDVVLPSVAQTIAAGAKNKKSRALILEGADHTFLVFSGDLTMLHTLTGETIAWFKKTL; this comes from the coding sequence ATGAAAAAATTGCTCTGTGTTGTATGTGTATCGGCTGCAATGCTGATACCGGTTTTTGCCTCTGCGGGTGCGAAAGAGTATGAATATACCGAACAAGATATATTTATCACCGCAGGAGATCATGAAATTCCTGCTACGCTGACCCTTCCTAAAGGAAAAGTCGACGAAAAGTTTCCCGCAGTGGTGATGCTGCACGGAAACGGTTCAAACCGCCATGAGGCAGGTATGGCCTACGATTACACTGCGCCTGAAATGGCGCGTGCCGGTATTGCCACCATTCGGTTCGATTACATCGGAAACGGCGACAGCAAGGGCGATTATATCGACTTTACCTATGATAAAGGTATCGAAGACGCTCTGAGCTGCTATCGATATCTTTGTGCATTGAAGAATATCGATGCAAAAAGAATCGGGATTATGGGATGGAGTCAAGGCGGAAGGCTCGCTCTTTTAGCGGCCGCACGGAATGATGTCTTCAAAAGTGTGCTTACATGGGCAGGCGCCTACGATCAGAAAAGCGGGGAACAAGAACAATACGAAATAGCAAAGAAAAACGGCTATTATGAAGTAACCTATTCATGGCGGACGCCGCTTAAACAAAGCCCCGCTTATTATGAAAATGCAATGGCAATCAATTATCCGGCGGAACTTGCTGCGATTAAAGCCCCGATTTTAGCCATCGCAGGCTCCAAAGATGATGTAGTGCTGCCTTCCGTAGCGCAGACGATAGCAGCCGGTGCCAAGAACAAAAAAAGCCGTGCCCTTATTCTGGAAGGCGCTGATCATACGTTCCTTGTATTTTCCGGCGATTTAACTATGCTGCATACCCTTACCGGTGAAACGATTGCATGGTTTAAAAAGACGTTATAG
- a CDS encoding Rpn family recombination-promoting nuclease/putative transposase: MSKSHNSSMRFTARNDYAFKKLFGTEENKDIMIEFLSLVTLLSKDDFDDVRIENSEQIPRFYNDKTGRLDIKIRLRDGRKIDVEMQNTYFDYYPKRSIFYCSKLIHEHFMSGFQYAQLKKCIAINVLNSPFKLSEKIHSIYQIRETEEQTLLDELLEIHFLDLTKLQKESLTSLEKWLMFIKTDSKEERSMLAQGNPVMAKANKVMDIFYLDEQERKRYEAAWEYESDRLSMISESERKGLERGKSLGLAEGSRQKALETAKNLLQFGLSVQKIAQATGLTKEDVEAL, from the coding sequence ATGAGCAAATCCCATAACAGCTCAATGCGTTTCACCGCTCGAAACGACTACGCATTCAAAAAGCTCTTTGGTACTGAAGAGAATAAGGATATCATGATCGAATTTCTCTCTTTGGTTACCCTGTTGAGCAAAGATGATTTTGATGACGTCCGTATCGAAAATAGCGAACAGATTCCCCGATTCTACAACGATAAAACCGGGCGGCTCGACATTAAAATCCGCTTACGCGACGGCCGTAAAATCGATGTAGAGATGCAGAATACCTATTTTGATTATTATCCTAAACGCAGTATCTTTTACTGTTCTAAACTGATCCATGAACATTTTATGAGCGGCTTCCAGTATGCGCAGTTGAAAAAGTGTATTGCAATCAATGTGCTGAATAGCCCGTTTAAGCTGAGCGAAAAGATACATTCAATCTATCAGATACGGGAAACGGAAGAACAAACACTCTTGGATGAGCTTTTGGAGATTCACTTTTTAGACTTAACAAAGCTGCAAAAAGAGAGTTTGACAAGCCTAGAAAAATGGCTTATGTTTATCAAAACAGACAGTAAGGAGGAGCGGTCTATGCTCGCACAAGGAAATCCGGTAATGGCGAAGGCAAATAAGGTGATGGACATCTTTTATCTTGATGAGCAAGAACGGAAGCGGTATGAGGCAGCATGGGAATATGAAAGCGACCGGCTCTCGATGATAAGCGAGTCTGAACGGAAAGGCCTTGAACGTGGCAAATCGCTCGGTCTTGCCGAAGGCTCCCGCCAAAAAGCGCTCGAAACGGCAAAGAACTTATTGCAATTCGGCTTATCCGTACAAAAAATAGCACAGGCAACCGGGCTTACCAAAGAAGATGTTGAAGCACTGTAA